The stretch of DNA TAGATATACAAAAAAATAAAGAGCGCTCACCAGAAACATTTAATGAAATAGTAAATATTACTCTTCCATTTTATATGTTTTATAGAAAAATGTTTGGTGGTGTATCAAGGTTAGAAGAAGATAATTATCAAATAACACACAGCGAGATAGATGTTTTGTCTTCTTTAAAAATATCAGGAAATGAAGAATATATATTAAGTCCTACTAGATTAAATGAAAGATTACTATTCACAGCAGGAGCTATTACAAAGGTCTTAAAAAAACTTGAAGAAAAAGAATACATCGAAAGATTGGATAATAAATTTGATAAAAGAGGAAAACTTGTAAAACTTACTCCATTAGGTAGAGAAGTTCACGATAAAGTTATGAAAGATATTTTAGAATTTGAAGAAAAATGTTTCTCTTCTTTAAATGAAGAAGAGAAACAAACTATGAAAAATCTTTTTATTAAATTATTAAAATCTTAATATCCTAACTCTTCATCAACTAAAATGATGATAATTCTATCTTTATCATCAGCTTTTACCCATGAAAATTTATTTGCGATATTATCAATATTATGTTTTGGTTCTTTTCCAAATGAAATTGCTTTTTTATTCATTCTATCTATATTTTTAATAGCAGCAACTTCCATAACTCTTTTAAAACCAAGTTCTAAATTTTCAACAATTTTATTAACACCAACAATTAATAAAACATTTGTAGGTCCATAAGAAAAAGCAGCAACTCTGTTTCCACTACCATCAGCATTTACAAGCTTTCCATCTTTTGTCAAAGCATTTGTACTTGTAACAAAAATATCAGAAACTAAACCTTGTTTTCTTCTTTTTATATTTTCATCCATAGAAATACCATCTTCATATTGGTTAAACAAAGTAATATCTTTTTTATTAAGTAAATAATCCAATAATCCAATTTCAACAACACTAACTGAACCACCTAAACCTACACTCATTCCTGATTTTATATATGTTTTTGATAATTCCAACGCCTCTTCTTTTGTTTTTACAAAATGTGCGTCATATCCACATGATTTTAAAATTTGAATCAATTCTTTCATGGTAAGTATCCTATTTTTAAATTGGCATATTATTCAATTATTAAGCTTAATCTTTTAGTAAAAATTGTCCTATACTTTTATCTTTTTTAAGTTTTGAATGATCAATAACAACTCCATGCATAGATAAATAAATTCCATTTTCAATAGGTGCATTTAAAAATCCAATAGCTTGTGAAAAATTCATAGTAGCTTCAACTTCATCAATACTCATAGGAACCATCGCACCTGTAAAAACTATCTTTTTACTTTCAACTTTACCATCAATAAATTGGGCTGTTAAATCAACTGTATCCGTTCCATGAATAATGATTATTTTATCACTTGTACTATTTTGTATCTCTTTTAGAATAGTTTCTCTATCTTCTTGTGTAAACTCCAAACTATCTTTTGAAACTATATTTTTAATGTCAAATTTCACATTAAAACAAGATTTTACAATCTTGTCTAAAGCGATATTATCATTTGGAACTTCAAGTTGTCCCTTGATTGGGTTATATCTTTTGTTAAAAGTTCCACCTGTATTTAATACAGTTATTTTCATTTTGTTTCCTTAATAAAATTATTTACCATATTTTCAGGTTTTAATAACTCATCTAATTCCTCTTTTGTAAATAACTTTTGTTCTAAAATAATGTCATAAACTCTTTTATTTGTTTTAAGAGCCTCTTTTGCCAAACTAGAACATTTTTCATATCCAATAATTGGATTTAAACAAGTTACTATAGTTACAGAATTTAAGATATTTGCCATACAAACATCTTCATTTGCTGTGATTCCTTTGATACATTTTTCACCCAAAGAATAAAATGCTCGTCTCATCATATTAATTGAAGTAAAAAGTTTATAAGCAATCAATGGTTCAAATACATTTAATTGTAATTGACCATGTTCACTTGCCATCGCAATAGTCATATCAGCGCCAATTACTTCAAAAGCTACTTGATTTACAACTTCAGGAATTACTGGATTTACTTTTCCAGGCATAATAGAACTTCCTGGTTGTAATGGTGGAAGATTTATTTCATTAAATCCAGCCCTTGGTCCTGAACTTAAAAGTCTTAAATCATTACAAATTTTTGATATTTTTATTGCAACACTTTTTAACATTCCTGAAATATGAACAAATGAACCTGTATCTTGAGTAGCTTCAATTAAATCTCCAGCACTTATATAATCAACACCTGTAACTTCTCTCAAGTTTGAAATAACTTTTCTTTGGTACGAAGCTTTTGTATTAATTCCCGTTCCAATAGCAGTTGCACCTAAATTTACCTCTTTTAAAAGAGCTTGAACATTTCTTAATCTATAAATATCATCATCAATCATAACCGCAAAAGTTTTAAACTCTTGACCTAAAGTCATAGGAACAGCATCTTGAAGTTGTGTTCTTCCCATTTTTAAAACATCTTTAAACTCAATAGCTTTTTCTTCAAAACAATCCCTTAGAAATCTCAAAGCATCTTTTAATTTATAAATTAATTCATGAAGAGTAAGTTTTATTGCCGTTGGATAAACATCATTTGTAGATTGGCTCATATTTATATGATTATTTGGATGAATAAATTCATAAGAACTTTTTGGTTTACCCAAAATCTCTAAAGCACGATTTGCAATAACTTCATTTGCATTCATATTTGTAGAAGTTCCAGCTCCACCTTGAATTGGGTCAACAATAAATTGATCATGAAATTTTCCATCAATTATTTCATTACAAGCTTGAACTATTGCATCTTTTTGAATATCAGTTAAATCACCTAATTCAAAGTTTGTCAAAGCACAAGCTTTTTTAACTTTTGCAAGGGATTTTATAAAATTTGGAAACAAAGAAATATCTGTTTTTGTAATATTAAAATTCTCTTTTGCTCTTAAAGTTTGAATTCCATAATATTTATTTAATTCAATTCTTTTTTCACCTAAAAAATCTTTTTCTATTCTGTATAATTTTTCCATAATAATCCTCTTATTTAATAATTTTCAATTCATCTTAAAATAATATACAACTAAAGTGTATAAAAAGTAGTTTTTTTAATTTTGTAAAGTATACCCCTCTTGAGGTATATTTTTGATTACATTTATTGGTATTTTATGTCTTAATTCTTTAATAAATGATTTTAAAGCATGGGTTGTCATTTCTTTGTCATTCCAAAGTTGAAATTCTATTTCTTCATATTTTAAAAGTGAACCTTTTTTTTTGTATAAAAGCTCCAAAAAATCTTTTTCTCTTTTTCTCAAAGGAATAATTTCACTTCCTTTATAAATCAATTCTCTTTTTTGTAAATCTAAAATTAAATTCTCGCATAATGAAATTGGTTTTATAGCTTTTATTAAATATTTTTCTAAAGCCTCATTTAGTTTTTTTGTATTTAAAGGTTTTAAAATAAAGTGATTAATATTTAAATTAATTAGTTCCATCAAATACTCTTCATTTGAATAAGCTGTTAACATTATTATCATAGTTTCTGTATCTGTTTCTCTAATTCTTTTTACAAAATCTAAACCATTACAATTTTTCATTTGTATATCAGTTAAGATAATTTTGGGTTTATAATAATCATATAATTCATAAGCTTCATATCCATCTCTTGCTTCATAAACCTCATTAAAATAGTATTTTAAAGTACTAACAATCATTTCTCGAATACCATCTTCATCTTCGACACATAATATTGAAATATTTTTTAACTCTTTTAATAACTCTTGTTGCATAATTTATCCTGCAATTATGATTTTGAAAACTGCACCTTCTTCATCATTATAAACACTAAGTTCTCCACCCATATTTCGCTCAATTATAAGTTTTGAAATATAAAGCCCAAGTCCCGTTCCTTTTGATGAATCTTTTGTACTATAATATGGATCAAAAATCAATTCTTGATTTTTTTCATCTATCCCACCTGCATTATCTTTTATAGTTATGATTGATAAAACTCCTTTAGAATCTATACTCATATCTATTCGTGGATTTTTAATCTCTTTTTCAACTAATATATCTTTTGCATTACTAAGTAAATTTAAAATAACTTGTGCAAATTCCGTTGGATAACCGTAAACTTTTTTATCATTTTTTATATTAACATTTAACTTTATTCCAAAATTTTTTAAAGTTGCATCTATAATATTTATAGCTTTTGAACAAGCCTGAGAAACTAAAAATTCCTCTTTTATTTTATCTGGTTTATAAAAATTCCTAAAATCATCAATTGTATTTGACATAAATTCAATCATTTTATCGCTTTTTTCAATAGCGCTATAAATATGATTTTCATCAACTTTCTTAAATCTTGTTGCAGTTTCTAATTCCATTAAAATACTCGATAACTGAGTAAGTGGTTGTCTCCATTGATGGGCAATCATACTAATCATTGAACCAATTCTTGCAAGTTTTGCTTGTTCTAATATCTTTTTATCTTTTTGTTTAGCCTCTTGAATTCCACATTGAACTTTCATAAACAAACTATCATTTAAAGCTTTTAAATCATCTTCCCTATTTTGAACCTGCTTTTTATATTTTTTTATGACATCTTTTATAATTGAAATCATAAGAAAAGAAAAAAATGTCATAAAAATAAGAACAACAAAAGAAACAACAATTATAAAATCTGAAAATAACTCTTCTCTTTTTTTTTGTTCCTCAATTTTTTCTTTAACTAACAAATCTAATGTTTGATTATCAATATTTGTTTTAATATAAAGTTTTTTATACTCATCTAAATCTAATTGGAAATTACTTTGCGAAAGTTTTAAATTATATGAAATTGAAAGAAAAGAGATAAATAAGATGCAAAAGAGAGGCATAATAACAGTAAAAAAAGGTATTCCTTCTTTATTAAACATAAAAAACCTTCCGTAATAATTCTAAATCTATAATGTCTAAATATTACTTAAAAGTGTTAGGAGAAATATTAAATATTCCTCCTAAAAATATATAAAAACTAAATTTAATTAATCTTTTGACTTCTTGTCATTAATATTATCAACAATCTCTTTCCACATCTCTTTTTCAAAATTAAACTCTTCATAATCGTTATATCTAAGAACAGGTGTTTTGCCCTCTTTTATTTGTCTTTCATAACCTTTAATTAATTTTAATACTGGTTTATATAATAAAGTAATAACTATCATATTAATAATTGCTAATAATCCCATAGTTAAATCTGCAAAGGCGAAAATAGAACTTAAATCTTGGAATGAACCCCATACAACAAGTAAAATACAAGAAATTCTAAAAATATTAAACACTGTAATATTTCCTTTGCTAAAGAAATTTAAACTATTTTCAGCTAAATAGTAGTTATAAATCATTGAAGAAAAACCAAATAAAAATAGTGCAAATGTAATAAAATATCCACCCAATGGTCCAATATGTTCTATTAAAGCATTTTGAGTTAATAAAATTCCTTGAACACCAGTTACTCCTGGCGTATAAACACCTGATAGAAGAATAATAAAGGCTGTACAAGAGCATAAGATGATTGTATCGATAAATACTGAGAATGATTGAACTATTCCTTGTTGAACAGGATGTGCAACATAAGCAACAGCTGCAACATTTGGTGCACTTCCAAGTCCAGCTTCATTTGAGAACATACCTCTTTTTGCACCTTGTAAAATAACTGCTCCAATTCCCCCTGCTATTGCAGAACTTGGATTAAATGCCTCAGTAACTATCATTGTTATTAACGATGGGATTTCACTTAAATTTAAGGCAATAACAACAAGTGCAATTAATAAATATCCTAAAGCCATTATTGGAACAATAACTTCTGACATTTTAACAATTCCCCTTACTCCACCAAAAATTGTAATTCCAAAAACAATACTTAATACAATTCCACTTACCCAAGTTGGTAAATTAAATGATGCTTCAAATGAAGTAGAAATAACAAATGATTGAGTTGCATTAAATGCAAGTCCAAAAGTAATTAAAATTAAAATAGAAATTACTATACCTAACCATCTTTGACCTAAACCTTTAGTGGCATAATACGCAGGACCACCTCTATAAACACATGAATCTAATCCATCTTTTTCTTTGTATAATTGAGCTAATGAACACTCAAAGAAGCTTGTAGCCATTCCAACTAAAGCAATAACCCACATCCAAAATACAGCACCTGCTCCACCAAGAGTAATAGCAACTGCAACACCAGCGATATTTCCAACTCCAACACGACCAGAAACACTTAGCATTAATGCTTGGAATGAACTAATATGTCCATCTTTATCATGCACAGTACCTTTTAAAATATTGAACATTTTAAAAAAATATCTAAATTGAACAAATCTAGAACTAATAGTAAAAAAAACTCCAAGAGCTGGTAGTAAATATATTAAAATATTTCCCCAGATAAGATCATTTAGAAATGTGTTAATTTCTGCAAACATTTTATCTCCTTAATTTATATATAGAAAACTTTATCATCTCTTAGAGTGTTAAAAGTGTGTTTTATAAACTTACAGAGAAAATTTGAAGAAAAAAAAACTGAAACAAAAAAGTTTCAGTTTTATTAAGATTTTAAAAGAGATTATTTTTTTAATTCTTTAACTATTTTTATTAAATAATCAGCAGAGTTTTTAGCACTTGATTTTAAAAATTCATCAAAATCAAATCCAGCATCCATATCAGCACTATCAGAAATAGCTCTTAAAATAAAAAATGGAATATTTAAAGCATCACAAACAACTGCAACACTTGCCCCTTCCATTTCTAGTGCATCTGCTTTAAAAGTATTTTGAATAAAATCTTTTCGTTCACTTGAGTGAACAAACTGATCACCAGTTGCAATAGTTCCCTCAATCACTTTTAAATTATTTTCATTTGCAACTTTTATTGCTATTTCTCTTAAATATTTAGTAGTTTCAATAAATACTTTTCCTCCTGGCACATATCCATTTGGATGACCAAAAGCTGTAATATCTAAATCATGTTGACAAAGTTTATCAGCAATTATTAAATCACCAATTTGAAGTTCAGAATTAATTCCACCAGCAACTCCTGAAAAAAGTAATGTATCACACCCAAATTTTTCAATCATTGTAGCAGCTGTTAAACTTGCAAATACTTTTCCAATTTTTGAATAAGCAATTACAATATCTAAATCATTATATGAAACTTCGTAATATTTATTATTAGCAAATTCAACAACATTTACTTTTTCAAAGTAAGCTAAAAGAGGTTCTATTTCCTCTTCCATTGCACCCATAATTGCTAATTTAGTCATTTAATTCACCTATCACTGCTTCTAATGTTTTCATATCTGAAACATTTAAAGTAGGTTTATCTGTAATTTTTTTGTTTAAACCTTTTAAAACTATTCCATTTCCAAATTCAATAAACAAATCAACTTCATCACTATGAGCTGTAATTGATTGTTTATATTTTACAGGTTTTGTAAGTTGAGAAGCTAATAAATCAATTGCTTCATCTTTTGTTGAGTATGCTTTTGTACTTACATTTGAAATAACTGGCATAAACTCTTCTTTTAAGAATTCTTCTAAATAAGGTTTTAAATTTTCAACAGCACTTCTTAATAATTCACAATGTGATGCAACTGACATATCTAGAACTATTGCTCTTTTTGCACCAGCTGCTTTAAATACATCAACTAAAGACTCTAAATCAGCCTTAATACCTGCAAGTACAAGTTGTCCATCCATATTATAGTTTGCTGGCCAAACTTGTTTCCCAAGCTCTCTTTGTTCAAGACATACTTTTTCAACAGTTTCATCATCAATTCCTACTAGTGCCATCATACCAGCACCTCCACCAGAACAAGCTTGAGTCATAAATAAACCTCTTTTATGAACTAATTCGATAGCATCTAAATAATCAATTGCACCAGCAGCTACTAAAGCTGAAAATTCACCCAAAGAATGACCTAAAACAAACTCTGGTGTAATATTACACTTTTCTTTAAAAATTGCATTTGCTATTGAACTAACTAATAAAATAGCAGGTTGAGTAAATTCTGTTTTTCCTAAATTTTCATTTTCTTCAAATAAAAGTTTTTCAAAATTAATACCTAATCTTGTACTTGCTTTTGAAATCATATCTTTAGCAATATCACTATTTTCAAAGAAATCTTTTCCCATCCCTATAGTTTGACTTCCTTGACCAGGAAAAATAAAAGCTATTTTTTTCATGTTGAGTACCTCTTTGTATATAAATTAAATAAATTAGTTCAAACTAAAACCATTTTTTAAAGTTAAAAATTAACCCTAAAAAATAGTTTTGCCCAAATGTAAAGATACACTTGGGCAAATAATTTATATTTTGATTATATAAAAAGTAATTAGTGACAACCACATCCACCATGAGAATGTCCGTGTTCTTTTTCTTCTGTTCCACAAGAACCACCACCATGAGAATGAGAGTGACCTCCGCCACCACAACATCCACCACCCATAGCAGCCATACCACCAACAACACCTGTTTGAACTTCTTCTTCAGTTGCATCTCTTAAAGATAAAATTGCAACAGAGAACATTAAAGTTCTTCCAGCCATTGGATGATTATAATCAATTGTAACTTCTGCATCACTAAATGATTTAACTACAACTTGTACAGTTTCACCATGTTCTCCTGTTCCATATAAAGACATACCTGCAACTAATTCAATACCAGCAAATTGCTCTTTTGGTAAAGTTTGAACAGCTTCCTCATTATATTCACCATAAGCATCAACAGGTTGAACTAAAACATCTGCTTCTTCATTTGCTGACATTTCAATTAATTTTGATTCAAGTCCTGGAATAATTTGCCCTTTTCCTGAAATAAATTCTAAAGGAGCTTGACCAACATTTGTATCTAATTGCTCACCAGTTTTTGCATCTTTTAATGTATATTCAATACCTATAACTTTTGACATAATTTTTCCTTATTTAATATTTTATAATTTTGATAAATTTTGTTTTGCTGTTTTTGCTTCATTTGAACTTGGATAAAGATCAATTAAAGTACTATAAAAGCTTTTTGCGTTATCTTTATCTTTTGTTTTCTCAAATGAAATAGCGCTATGCAATAATAATGTTGGCATATAAGCTGCTTTGTCGTTCAATATAGCAGATTTTTTGTAATGACTTATTGCAAGGTCATATTTTTTTCTCATATACCAATTTTGTGCTAAATAAAAATTTACTTCAGCTGGTTTGTAATTTGTCTCAAGAAGTTTTTCATATTTTGGTGTTGATGCACTATAATTTTTTGAATCGAAATCTTGTTTTGCTTCTTTCATTAAATTTAGCTTATCTTCTGGAGTTGTTAATTTTTTAGCAGATACTTCACTACTTGCTGTTGAATCTACAGCTGTTGTATTAGCATCTAATTTTGTTGTAGGAGAAACTTGAGAAGTTTTTATTCCTGCAGCTTTTTTTAAAGCTTCAAACTCTTCTCTTGTTATAAATTGTTGCATATTTTTTTCTAATTCGTTAGAAGAAACATACTCTGAATTGATTTTATTAACAGCCGCTGTTAATTTTGTTAGCGCAGCTTTCAATCCGTTAACTGTTTCAGCCAACTGGGCATCACCACCTTGTGAAGATGCAGGAATATTACTATTAGAACCTAAATCTGAAGACGTACCAACTCTTTGCATTAATTCATCAACTTTTCTTGAAGTTGTATTTAATTTTGCTGAATCACCTTCATATGTAGATTCTAAGCCTTCTAATCTATTTTTAATAGAATCAAGTAAAGAATTAATATCACCAACTTTTGATGTCAATGAGTTTATACTTGCTTGATTTTTTAAAATGTGTTTTTCAGATGAATTTAGTCCATAAGAACCATTTTCACTAGAATCATTCGATCCATAAACCGAAACCTCTTCGGCTACGGTTAATGAACTTACTATTAAAAAAGATAGAAGATACTTAGTCATCGAAATTATTTACTTAATTCGTGTTCAACTCTTCTGTTTTTTGCCCAACAATCTTTAGTTTTCTCAGTACAAACTGGAGAACTTTCACCTAAAGAAACTAAAGCAACATTAGCAGTAACACCATTAGCAACTAATACATCTTTAACAGAGTTAGCTCTTTTTAAACCTAATGCATAGTTATACTCATCTGATCCCCACTCATCTGTGTTACCAGATACAGTTACAGTTGTATCAGCAGTTAATGCAGATAATTTAGTAGCATTTGAAGTTGCTTTATCTTTGTTTTCTGAAGTTAAGTTATATTTGTCAAATGCAAAATATACATGCTCAATTAAAACTTTTTGACCATTGATCATATAATAATTACCATTTGCAGCTTTTTCTAAAGCTGAAAAACCACCATCAGAAAGGTTAGCATCTGCATTTGTATTTACAGATTCTTGAGCTCCGTTATCAACATTCATATCAGCATTTTTTTCACTACAACCTGTAGAGAATAACATTGCCGCAACTAGTAAAGAATAAACACCTAATTTTTTCATAATTTTGTCCTTGAAATAAAATTTGCTGAAATAATACAAGAGTGAACCTTAATTATTGTTTATAAAATAAAAATCTAGAAAAACAAAAATAAATAAATGGAATTAATCTAATCTCATTTATTTATTTTTATTTTTAATTGTTAGATTTATTCTATATAAATAACTTTATAAACACTATAAAATAGTACATATTTATAATAAATAATATTTTAAAATAATTTTATAAATAGAATATATATTAAAAATCAATTATCATACTTCTACTATTTCTAATATATTAAAATTAGAAAAAATCATTAACAACTCTAATATTATTTGATAAAATCTTTATTTAGTCGATTATTTGTTCTATGCTACAATCACTAATTATAAAAAGATTTTTTTTATTTTAATTTTTAAGTATATTAATTGTAACTTATTGATACATTATCATATGTTAACAAATGAATAATTTATGAAAGGAATTTATAAAAATAGTAAATTGATTGTATTAGGAAATATATAAGTTAAGAGAAATATTGATTATTAACTGTAAAGCTTTATAATTTATATAAAGCTTTACAGAACTATAGAAATTACCAATCTATAGATTGAATTCTTTTACCTTTTAATGGGAATAAAAATGATTTACTATACGACAATCTTATGATTCCTATAGAACTAGATCCACCAGAAGTTTTTATAAACAATAATGTTTCTCCATCTGTAGAAAACTTAGGAAACTGATTAATACCACTTGAAGTTAATCTTTTCATACTATCTGTTTTTGTAGAAATTAAATATAAATTAAAGCTTTTATCACCCATTTCATTAGAAGAGTCTTTACTACTATATACAATATTATTACCAAAAGCCGTAGCTGAAGAGTTATTATTACTATGATAAACTAATCGCTCTACAGAACTTGAATTAATACCTTGTGCAAAAATATTAGGATTTCCTAATCTATCAGAAACGAATACTATTCGTGTATCATTTTCAATAAAATGACCACCAACATCAATTCCTCCAAACTTAGTTACCTGAGTTTGTTTTTTTGTTCGAGTATCATATACGAAAATATCTGGTTGTCCAGTAGGAGAAGCTGTAACTAAAAGCTTTGTACCATCTGCATTAACATCTGAACAAGCTAACATACCATCTGATTCCATAATAATTTCTTTACTTCTATTATAAATATTTAATTTAACCAAAGTTGGTTTTTTATAATTATAAGTTGTGTAATAAATAGTTTTTTGTTCTTTATCCGCCCATTTAGGGAAAATATTTAAACCACCAGTAACAACAGTTTTCTTATAAGTTAAAGTATAATCTCCTATCATAATATCAGCAGAACCCGAAGCTGTATATGTAGAAAATACTACAAATTTTTCCATCCAATCAATACTTGGAGCTTTAAAAAATGCATTAGTTGAAATAGCTGCTTTATGAGCTAAAAAAACATATCTATCT from Arcobacter suis CECT 7833 encodes:
- the tolB gene encoding Tol-Pal system protein TolB, coding for MYKILLLLSLVINSVFAQVDANLEVVKKTNALPKILVSVASDTLEIETLNKIKKSLADDLSVSGHFEVVSVNSVTSYENMPDVIGLSNQGINLYLNLSAKKEADSYTLMTKLYDINSRTLLLEKNFATTQEDRYVFLAHKAAISTNAFFKAPSIDWMEKFVVFSTYTASGSADIMIGDYTLTYKKTVVTGGLNIFPKWADKEQKTIYYTTYNYKKPTLVKLNIYNRSKEIIMESDGMLACSDVNADGTKLLVTASPTGQPDIFVYDTRTKKQTQVTKFGGIDVGGHFIENDTRIVFVSDRLGNPNIFAQGINSSSVERLVYHSNNNSSATAFGNNIVYSSKDSSNEMGDKSFNLYLISTKTDSMKRLTSSGINQFPKFSTDGETLLFIKTSGGSSSIGIIRLSYSKSFLFPLKGKRIQSIDW